The Hymenobacter sp. DG01 genome has a segment encoding these proteins:
- a CDS encoding efflux RND transporter periplasmic adaptor subunit codes for MKYTTSAFLLTLGLLTACGGEKDPKAELAKLKQEQAANQAKIAELEAKAGPTANAVITTPVSVIKVAPESFKSYLEVQGRVDFDQNATVSARAAGTLTSLRVQRGDRVSKGQTLATVDASVLEASIAELRTRMDLARVVYEKQDRLWKQEIGTEIQYLQAKNNYQALQRNLASLNQQRALYNVVAPFGGTVDDVLPKLGETVAPGAPVVKLLSGSGNGKIVVDVSEAYAARIKAGDKALVTIPDLGGEEMSATVRVVTSTINPTSRTFTTELRLDNPGKAGQLRPNMVVNVRIQNYARQNATVLPVDLVQKDEQNSYVLVVGAKGNQKVAAKRIIQTGNTYNGKVEVTSGLQPGDQVISAGYQNLNEGQAVSL; via the coding sequence ATGAAATACACTACTTCTGCCTTTTTGCTGACTTTGGGCCTGCTGACCGCCTGCGGCGGAGAGAAAGATCCGAAGGCTGAACTGGCTAAGCTGAAACAAGAGCAGGCCGCCAACCAGGCCAAGATTGCCGAGCTGGAAGCCAAGGCCGGTCCCACCGCTAACGCGGTAATCACTACCCCCGTATCTGTCATCAAAGTGGCCCCCGAAAGCTTTAAGAGCTACCTAGAGGTACAGGGCCGGGTTGACTTCGACCAGAATGCCACCGTATCGGCCCGGGCTGCCGGTACGCTCACCAGCCTGCGCGTGCAACGCGGCGACCGGGTAAGCAAAGGCCAGACCCTGGCTACCGTAGATGCCTCGGTGCTCGAAGCCAGCATTGCCGAGCTGCGCACCCGCATGGACCTGGCCCGTGTAGTATATGAAAAGCAGGACCGCCTCTGGAAGCAGGAAATCGGGACGGAGATTCAGTATCTGCAGGCCAAGAACAACTACCAGGCCCTGCAGCGCAACCTGGCTTCCCTGAACCAGCAGCGGGCCCTCTACAACGTGGTAGCCCCCTTCGGTGGTACCGTGGATGACGTGCTGCCGAAGCTGGGCGAAACCGTAGCCCCCGGTGCCCCCGTGGTGAAGCTGCTCAGCGGCAGCGGCAATGGCAAAATTGTGGTGGATGTATCAGAAGCGTATGCCGCCCGCATCAAGGCCGGGGATAAAGCATTGGTTACCATTCCAGATCTGGGCGGCGAAGAAATGTCGGCTACGGTGCGGGTAGTAACCAGCACTATCAACCCCACCAGCCGCACCTTCACTACCGAGCTTCGCCTCGATAACCCCGGCAAAGCTGGTCAGCTTCGGCCTAACATGGTAGTGAACGTACGCATCCAGAACTACGCTCGTCAGAACGCTACGGTGCTACCCGTTGACCTGGTGCAGAAAGATGAGCAGAACAGCTATGTGCTGGTAGTAGGCGCTAAAGGCAACCAGAAAGTAGCCGCCAAGCGCATCATCCAGACTGGCAACACCTACAATGGCAAAGTGGAAGTGACTAGCGGCCTGCAACCCGGCGACCAGGTAATTTCTGCCGGCTATCAGAATCTGAATGAAGGCCAGGCTGTTAGCCTGTAG
- a CDS encoding TolC family protein, with protein MKKNLRVLLLAAGPGLVAPAGAALAQAPATRPASVSQPTAIVDNMPLSLQQAVDYAIKNKSSLLATRLGEQTARARIGEVRSAGLPQVNVAANAADNFKLQKALVNFGALGGGQTATTLTAADIAAAQGGQTVNLTDVTLPADPVPPQAFAFGLRWAGNASASVSQLLFDGAYLIGLRAAKVYEELAKKQTQQAEIDVVEQVSKAYYSTLVARERLQLLSRNVQRLDTLLYQTNETFKAGFAEKLDVQRLQVQRNNLVVEQQKAGRLTELSIALLKFQMGLPQEQQVQLTDSLSSAVVDAGALRQRLGAASFATGAGATGLGQLPAAPAGSGSTDAQNRQDQQTALSGGRTGQLSATFNYNNRIEFSTLETQQALAGLDLANRRAGAYPRLLATAAYGFSGSGLTGRDLFAFRGPDSRNSNGFPNQNWFGFGNVGLSLQIPVFDGFRRKYQVQQARIQQQTIERSFETLRQSIDLQDAQSRTTLINALDVLDNQRANLDLADEVARVSRIKFKEGVGSNIEVVTAETSLREAQTNYYAALYDVLVAKVDRDKATGELYNQAKK; from the coding sequence ATGAAAAAGAACCTTCGCGTTTTGTTGCTGGCCGCGGGTCCGGGCCTGGTGGCCCCCGCCGGTGCCGCGCTGGCGCAGGCTCCGGCCACGCGGCCAGCGTCGGTCAGCCAGCCGACTGCCATAGTGGACAACATGCCCCTGTCGTTGCAACAGGCCGTTGATTACGCCATTAAGAACAAGTCGTCGTTGTTGGCCACACGCCTGGGCGAGCAGACCGCTCGTGCGCGGATAGGCGAAGTCCGGTCGGCTGGGTTGCCGCAGGTGAATGTAGCGGCCAACGCCGCCGACAACTTTAAGCTGCAGAAAGCGCTGGTAAACTTCGGTGCTCTGGGCGGCGGTCAAACCGCCACCACGCTGACCGCCGCCGATATTGCGGCTGCGCAGGGTGGGCAAACCGTTAACCTCACCGACGTGACCTTACCCGCTGATCCGGTACCGCCGCAGGCCTTTGCCTTTGGCCTTCGGTGGGCCGGCAACGCCAGCGCCTCCGTGTCGCAACTGCTGTTCGATGGGGCTTACCTGATCGGGCTGCGGGCGGCGAAGGTGTATGAGGAGCTGGCTAAAAAACAGACGCAGCAGGCTGAAATCGACGTGGTGGAGCAGGTCAGCAAAGCCTACTATAGCACGCTGGTTGCCCGGGAACGTCTGCAGCTTTTGTCGCGGAACGTGCAACGCCTCGATACGCTTCTGTACCAGACCAATGAAACCTTTAAGGCGGGTTTTGCCGAGAAGCTGGATGTGCAGCGCCTGCAGGTGCAGCGCAACAACCTGGTGGTAGAGCAGCAGAAAGCAGGCCGCCTCACGGAGCTGAGCATTGCCCTGCTGAAATTCCAGATGGGCCTGCCCCAGGAGCAGCAGGTGCAGCTCACCGACTCGCTGAGCTCGGCTGTGGTGGATGCGGGCGCCCTGCGCCAGCGCCTGGGTGCTGCCAGCTTTGCTACCGGTGCCGGAGCAACTGGTTTGGGCCAACTACCCGCTGCTCCTGCCGGCTCTGGTAGCACTGATGCCCAGAACCGCCAGGATCAGCAAACGGCCCTGAGTGGAGGGCGTACCGGCCAGCTTTCGGCTACCTTCAACTACAACAACCGCATTGAGTTCAGCACGCTGGAAACCCAGCAGGCCCTGGCTGGTCTGGACCTGGCTAACCGCCGGGCCGGTGCCTACCCCCGGTTGTTAGCCACGGCTGCCTATGGCTTCTCGGGCTCGGGGCTAACCGGCCGCGACCTGTTTGCCTTCCGGGGGCCCGACTCCCGGAACTCAAACGGCTTCCCTAATCAGAACTGGTTTGGCTTCGGCAACGTGGGCCTGAGCCTGCAGATTCCGGTGTTCGACGGTTTCCGCCGCAAGTACCAGGTGCAGCAGGCCCGCATTCAGCAGCAAACCATTGAGCGGAGCTTCGAGACGCTGCGCCAAAGCATTGATCTGCAGGATGCCCAGAGCCGTACTACCCTCATCAACGCCCTGGATGTGCTGGACAACCAGCGCGCCAACCTCGACCTGGCCGATGAAGTAGCCCGCGTATCCCGCATCAAGTTTAAGGAAGGTGTGGGCTCTAACATTGAGGTAGTAACCGCCGAAACTTCCCTGCGCGAGGCCCAGACCAACTATTACGCCGCCCTTTACGACGTGCTAGTAGCCAAAGTGGACCGCGACAAAGCTACCGGCGAGCTGTACAACCAAGCCAAGAAATAA
- a CDS encoding TetR/AcrR family transcriptional regulator, whose product MEIKDRILQESLSLFTRNGIKSVSMDDIASHLGISKKTLYKWYENKDQIVSAVISTHLNGVQGECEGIIGQASNAVDEMVQMMDWAKRQFANVNPSAIHDLRKYYPAAWNLFHAHKNKYILSQIQANLRRGVAEGLYRPDLDIEVLSRLRLAQIDVLFDPDIFPHTQFEQARVQMACNEHFLLGMVTLKGHKLINEYRHVTEEE is encoded by the coding sequence ATGGAAATCAAGGATCGAATTTTACAGGAATCCCTCAGCCTCTTTACCCGCAACGGGATTAAGAGCGTGTCGATGGATGACATTGCCAGCCACCTGGGCATCTCAAAGAAGACGCTCTATAAGTGGTATGAAAACAAGGACCAGATTGTATCGGCCGTCATCAGTACCCATTTAAACGGGGTGCAGGGCGAGTGCGAGGGAATTATTGGGCAGGCCAGCAACGCCGTGGATGAGATGGTGCAGATGATGGATTGGGCCAAACGGCAGTTTGCCAACGTGAACCCCTCGGCCATTCATGATCTGCGCAAGTACTACCCGGCCGCCTGGAATCTGTTTCACGCCCACAAAAACAAATACATCCTGAGCCAGATTCAGGCCAACCTGCGGCGGGGCGTGGCCGAGGGCCTCTACCGCCCCGATCTGGACATTGAGGTGCTCTCGCGCCTGCGCCTGGCCCAGATTGATGTTCTCTTTGACCCCGACATTTTTCCGCACACGCAGTTTGAGCAGGCCCGCGTGCAAATGGCCTGCAATGAGCATTTCCTGCTGGGCATGGTTACGCTGAAAGGCCACAAGCTCATCAATGAATACCGTCATGTGACGGAAGAAGAATAA
- the ispF gene encoding 2-C-methyl-D-erythritol 2,4-cyclodiphosphate synthase, whose product MKIRTGFGYDVHQLREGLPFWLGGIQVPHTHGALGHSDADVLIHVICDALLGAANLRDIGFHFPDTDPQYKGIDSKRLLAEVVRLLQGRGYTISNIDSTICLEAPKVNPHIPEMQRVLAEVMGIPTDDISIKATTTEKLGFVGRREGVAAYASVLIVQP is encoded by the coding sequence ATGAAAATCCGGACTGGCTTCGGCTACGACGTTCACCAGCTGCGGGAAGGCCTGCCCTTCTGGCTCGGCGGCATTCAGGTTCCGCACACCCACGGTGCTCTGGGCCACTCCGATGCCGACGTGCTTATCCACGTTATCTGCGACGCGCTACTGGGCGCGGCCAACCTGCGCGACATCGGCTTTCATTTTCCTGACACCGATCCGCAGTATAAGGGCATTGACAGCAAGCGCCTGCTGGCTGAGGTAGTGCGCCTGCTGCAGGGGCGCGGCTACACCATTTCCAACATCGACTCCACCATCTGCCTCGAAGCCCCGAAAGTGAATCCCCACATTCCGGAGATGCAGCGGGTGCTGGCCGAGGTAATGGGCATCCCCACGGACGATATCAGCATTAAGGCCACCACCACCGAAAAGCTGGGCTTTGTGGGCCGCCGCGAGGGGGTAGCTGCCTATGCCTCCGTGCTCATCGTGCAACCTTAA
- a CDS encoding M28 family peptidase translates to MKKQSFLAFLLAAGVATAAVAQQAPEKIKVKTKRKAKTEAPSAAERAADAVDKATAAPASADLPRTYAETITQADLRQHLTVLASDAYEGRETGEKGQKMAAEYIANRFKELGLQGPVQGSDNPYLQHFTMVRSTWADGATLKVGGQTFKWLTDFYAAGSTGFAQETAIQPVFAGYGIEQDGYSDYAALGDVKGKDLLILIGEPQNDKGTALLGKDGQGSKWGQDYRAKLQLASQKGARSVFFVDFNPNSNFEKMAARMTPYISRPSIAFKDAAPGTARATAFFVSPAVGYKMLGSNAAAVTKYTTGINKAGKPTATPFKPAKALVKAAKKTEDFTTENVLGYLEGTDKKDEIMVLSAHYDHIGIINGEVHNGADDDGSGTVTVLEMAEAFVKAKAEGHGPRRSVLFLTVTGEEKGLLGSEYYTDHPIFPLANTVVDLNTDMVGRTDKDHEGKGEYVYVIGSDKLSSQLHQILLDQNQKYTQIDLDFRYNDPEDPNRFYYRSDHYNFAKHRIPVAFFFNGVHDDYHGAGDEVEKIEFPQMEKRARLVFYTAWELANRDQRIVVDSNKK, encoded by the coding sequence ATGAAGAAACAGTCCTTTCTGGCTTTCCTGCTGGCGGCCGGCGTAGCAACCGCTGCCGTGGCCCAGCAGGCGCCCGAGAAAATCAAGGTTAAGACCAAGCGCAAAGCCAAAACCGAAGCGCCCTCCGCAGCCGAGCGAGCTGCTGACGCCGTGGATAAGGCAACGGCCGCTCCTGCCTCCGCCGACCTACCCCGCACCTACGCCGAAACCATCACCCAGGCCGACCTTCGCCAGCACCTGACGGTATTGGCCTCGGATGCTTACGAGGGCCGCGAAACCGGGGAGAAAGGCCAGAAAATGGCCGCCGAGTACATTGCCAACCGTTTCAAGGAGCTGGGCCTGCAAGGCCCGGTGCAGGGCTCAGACAACCCCTACCTCCAGCACTTCACCATGGTGCGCAGCACCTGGGCCGATGGCGCTACCCTGAAAGTAGGCGGCCAGACCTTTAAGTGGCTGACGGACTTCTATGCCGCCGGCAGCACCGGCTTCGCGCAGGAAACCGCCATTCAGCCGGTATTCGCCGGCTATGGCATCGAGCAGGACGGCTACTCCGACTACGCCGCCCTTGGCGACGTGAAAGGCAAAGACCTGCTGATTCTGATTGGTGAGCCCCAGAACGACAAGGGTACCGCCCTGCTCGGCAAAGACGGACAGGGAAGCAAATGGGGCCAGGACTACCGGGCCAAGCTGCAGCTAGCTTCCCAGAAAGGTGCCCGCTCGGTGTTCTTTGTGGACTTTAACCCCAACAGCAACTTCGAGAAGATGGCGGCGCGCATGACGCCCTACATCAGCCGCCCCAGCATTGCGTTTAAAGATGCGGCTCCGGGTACGGCGCGCGCCACGGCGTTTTTCGTGTCGCCGGCCGTTGGCTACAAAATGCTGGGTAGCAACGCAGCAGCCGTAACCAAGTACACCACTGGCATCAACAAAGCGGGCAAGCCTACGGCTACCCCCTTCAAGCCTGCCAAAGCGTTGGTGAAGGCCGCCAAGAAAACCGAAGATTTCACCACCGAGAACGTGCTGGGCTACCTCGAAGGCACCGACAAGAAGGACGAAATAATGGTGCTTTCGGCTCACTACGACCACATCGGCATCATTAACGGCGAGGTGCACAACGGCGCCGACGACGACGGCTCGGGCACGGTAACGGTGCTGGAAATGGCCGAAGCCTTCGTGAAAGCCAAGGCCGAAGGCCACGGTCCGCGCCGCAGCGTGCTGTTCCTGACGGTGACGGGCGAGGAAAAAGGCCTGCTGGGCTCGGAGTACTACACCGACCACCCCATCTTCCCGCTGGCCAACACCGTAGTGGACCTGAATACCGACATGGTAGGCCGCACCGACAAGGACCACGAAGGCAAGGGTGAATACGTGTACGTAATTGGCTCAGACAAGCTCAGCTCCCAGCTGCACCAGATTCTGCTGGATCAGAACCAGAAGTACACCCAGATCGACCTCGACTTCCGCTACAACGACCCCGAGGATCCGAACCGCTTCTACTACCGCTCCGACCACTACAACTTCGCGAAGCACCGCATTCCGGTGGCCTTTTTCTTCAACGGCGTGCATGATGACTACCACGGCGCCGGCGATGAAGTGGAGAAGATTGAGTTTCCGCAGATGGAGAAGCGCGCCCGCCTAGTGTTCTACACCGCTTGGGAACTGGCCAACCGCGACCAGCGCATCGTGGTGGACTCGAACAAGAAATAA